The genomic window TGCCTCAACCAATTGATATGGACAAGTTTCCTCGGATACAGTAAAAGGAATAGAATGGCAGTTATCATCCCAACGTGAAGACATAAGAAAATATTAGACACAATCACTAATGACGTGATTGTCGATCGTTTCCATAAAATGAAACACCGTCGTGAAAAGGGTAAAAAGGATGCCATGTACTATATTTATAAACCTTATTTCTTATCTATATATACTAGTTTCagtaatatttatatgtatatggcTTGTGTTAACTTATGTTGTTTCTATAGACAATGACATTATTTGAAaggcatatatatattactattaAAAATAATGTAATATCTCATAGTTTTTAGAAGCTGCAATAAGGTGAGTTTTACTTGGCTTTCTAACTATTCTATGAGTTATATAGATACATGCCCCCCAGTTATTTTTTATCCTGCGTCCACCCCTAGTCACTGCACTCTCAAAAGTCATTACCCTGGAAATGCGTCTATGTACAACTTGAGCTGGCCAAGGGCCAAGGCATAATCGGTATTCGGTCATGAAATAGTTCAGTCCAATAAAACCCCGAATCCAATTGTACTGCTTTCCCATTCCAAATGTTGTCCTATTGGGGAATTTAGTAGGTCTAATGGGCAAGCATGGTCCGTGTGTATCTCGTCCGTGTGGGTAGATCTAGCCATCTAGGGTCTCATTATTTGAATTATACTTATTACtcctccgttcctaaatataaggggttttggttggatatgacacatcctagtaaaacgaatctggacaggcttgatgtccagattcgttgtattagaatacatcacatccaaccaaaatcctttatagttagggacggaaggagtacttataagctaaaatttaaatttttgaatttgagttttttcatcgtagtttattttacagTATTTGCTTTTGAGTCGCTAAGGACATGCATTTAAAAGGTTTACTCACAAAATGatcttttattttctaatgGGCGAACATGTTAAATCTAGTCCGGGTGTGTATCATCATGAGAAGCTATCTAAAAATACTTTATATTCCCTGTAAAATCATTTGAATCAGAATCGAATGTATAAACTTTTGGTATACGAAGTGACcttaattagaaaaggaaatccGTGTGggtgaaaaatagaaaatggaAGTGCGGATCGATTGCGTGCGGCCGTAGGCCATAGCCCATTCGTCAGTAGGCCTGGTTGTTGCCGAGATTTGCAACCCAAAGTAAGGAAGGGATAAGTCCACTTTGATTCCTTGGCCAATCTGATTTATGTCCTTGAACTATCTTGATTCCCTGATTATTAAAATCATTGTAATTTAACTCCTAAGCGGTTTTGAGAGTGGTTTTAAGACTCCCCAGTGCTAGTTGGACTAGGCAAACGTGCTACATCAGCGAAAACCACTTTCAGAAcagccgagggagtcaaattagaTCAATTTTAATAGTTAGAGAATTaagatataatatattatagttgAGGGATAAGAATTGGATTAGATCTATATTACGAGGGAGTAAAAGTGGAGTTATTAATTCGTTGGGAAGAATGCAACAGATTTTGAAAGCATATGCAGCTTTGAACAAAATAAGGTGACAAGGAGAAAACAACGATGGTGCAGACCTGCTGTGGGTAAACTGAAGATAAACTCTGATGGAGCTTATATAGCTGAAACAGGGGAAGGAGGATGGGGTTTTGTAATTCGGGATTCGGAGGGAGAGGTTATCCTGTCAAGTGCTGGTAAGATATCTTGTCTGCTAGATGCTTTCCAGGCGGAAGTTGTGGCGTGCTTGGCCGGAGCAAGGGCCGCGAATGCACTAGGAATGGGCCATATCGTTTTTGAAACTGATTCCATTATCTTGAAGCAAGCAATGGATACCGATGATCACAGACTTGCAGCAACGGGTGGCTTGTTTTATGAATCGAAGAAGCTGATCGGAAGTAATTTCCTTTTCTGTTCCTTTGTTTTTGCGAAACGAGAATGTAATAGAGTAGCGCATGCTTTAGCAGCTTTGGGTTGTAAATGTCCTCGGAACACTGTTGAACAATGGGACAGTATGCCTCCGGCCATGGAGGACTTGGTGACCAGCGATTTTGCTGAGTCCTTAAGTTAATGGAAAGTTCttttcctctcaaaaaaaaatcgtattgGTCTCTCGAGCCCATTTTGCCAGCCCAATAAGCCCGGTCGTGGGCCCTTATTTTCTATAATCGGgggacagtaaaaaaaaaaaacacaatttgaCCACGTTGACCAATTGGGTAAAATTGGGGACGACACAGGTGAAAAACAGCCGCGCCATTTTGACCAACCGCGGTCGAGACGGGTGGCCCCCACCACCTACCACACtgactgatgagtgatgactgatctatcaaccaaaccaactcccaactcctccctccctccgccgcgccacgcccacccacgcatccatccatcgatcgcaGCCAAATTCTACTCGAGCTGAGCGCTCCGAGCTCTCTCGATCGATCATGGCGTCCTCCCCGCGCCATTCCACCCACCACCCCAccttgctcctccgccgccactacCCCAACTTCTGCGCCCTCGCCCCCCTCCGCCCGACCAGGCAACTCCCCAGCCTTccccagcagcagctgcagcagaagcagcacGTTGGCCATGATCCGTCGCCGTCGGAGCCCACCaccgcggccgcctcgccggcgacggcggcggcggcgggggcgctgCGGGTGGGGATCGTCGGGTTCGGCAACTTCGGGCAGTTCATCGCGGGGGGGATCCAGCGGCAGGGGCACGCGGTGCTGGCCACCTCCAGATCCGACTACTCGGGCTACTGCGCCCGCCACGGGATCCGCttcttcgccaccgccgacgagctcTGCGAGGCCGGGCCCGACGTCCTGCTCGTCTGCAGCTCCATCCTCTCCACCGAGGCCGTCGTCCGCGCCATCCCCTTCCGCAAGCTCCGCGCCGGAAccctcgtcgccgacgtgctCTCCGTCAAGCAGTTCCCCCGCAACCTCCTCCTCGAGGTACATACACCAACACTTTCACCAGCAAACACATCACATCAATTCAATCGTCCATTGATCGCACTGGTTGCTAGTAGCCACCAACACCATCTCTCGAATCAGATCTTGCTGCCTCCAATTCGATATCACCATGTCACTGTCATTGGAGATTAGCCACACTAATCAGCATCCAACACGTACCGACCAACCTACTAGAAGAAACTCTAAACTAGGGGGAGTCATCCGTCTTGAAAGGCGGAGGATAGTACTATTCTTTTGGTCTTGTTGGTTAGTGACTTTGTGGTAGTGACATCGACACACTAGACATTTTTTGATTCGAGGTCCTGCCAAGCACACGACGCCAACACACATTTGGCTTGATGTGGGATGTGTAACTGCACTACCGCTAGTATTAGTACAATGGTGCTCTCTCTGGTCGAGAAACATGTTACTAGTGTTTTGGACACTGATAGGCCTCTAAGATACAACTTTGACCAGACTCTTTatattgtcatttatttgtaaaaCATGATAAACTTTGGATATTATGAAAGTGCTCTCCGAGAAAAATCTACAAATCATTTTCATGCAGCACCAccagttaaaaatatttgaaatgaTATTGATGTTTAAAGCtctaaagtttgacttaaagCACACCCAAAACAACATGCTTTCATGACTAGATCGGAATACTACATTAGTTGACTTCATTAGTTAATTATTGTGGAGTGATACATTTTGTTAGATCCTCCCTCCGGGGTTCGGGATTGTATGTACGCACCCCATGTTTGGGCCGGAGAGTGGAAAGCATGGCTGGAGTGGGCTACCTTTTGTCTATGACAAGGTCCGTGTTGCCAAGGAAGGGGATCAGGCGGCCAAGTGCGAACAGTTCTTGAGCATCTTTGAGCGGGAGGTAATTCGGTTGATTGATTTATCTGTCAGAATTTTATGTTCTTGTTAGTTACAGTGGATAAAACCAGTGGAGTAGTTCTTGATACCTGAAATAACTGATGACAGTTACTGAAGGCGTGCAAACTGGTTgtgtttcattttgtttctttctaTTACTGGCAGGGATGTAGGATGGTGGAGATGTTGTGCGAAGAGCATGATCGCTATGCCGCGGGAAGTCAGTTCATCACTCACACTATTGGGAGGTGAGCAACAGGTTATTTATCTGGAACCATTTCACCTATTAAATGTATCTTCTGGTGCTTGTTTAACATGTCCATTTGTTTATTATCTCACTGTAATATACACACCAgctctgtttttttatataaaaaaatcatttccatTTATTTATTAGAGTCCAAAAGCTAATTTTTGTACCATTGAAGCAGGATTTTGTCACAGCTAAACCTTGAGTCCACACCAATCAACACCAAGGGTTATGAGACCCTTCTGCAACTTGTAAGCAGAGTTAACGAAACTCTTGAAGAGAAAACATCTTATCCTTTTTTTATTGTGTGGGGAATGATATTCTTTTTCTGAAACTTTTCAGACTAAGAACACGATAAGTGATAGTTTCGATCTGTACTATGGGCTTTTCATGTACAATGTGAATGCCACAGAACAGGCAAGTTCGCTCTCCATGTGATGTGTCATCCTTGtttcaaattattattatttacgGTCATGTGATGGAGATTGAAATCAACCCCCAGATAATTATTACTATGAGGGATAACCAAAGATCAAAACTTAGTGTGTAATAACATGTACGGTTTGTACGTATATTGTAACTATTTTTGTATCTATGGTATGTGCAGATAGACAACCTGGACAGGgcatttgagaaggtgaagcaGATGCTCTATGGTAGGCTGCATAATGTACTAAGAAAGCAGATAGTAGAGAGGGTCCCAATCCCGTAGCCCCTTCAGTAAATATCAAATGAAGCCCAGTCCAGTGCTGCTGGGGCCTGGGAGCCTGGgacccctctcttctctcctgtAAGGTTGTATCCACACAGAAGAAGTTGCACATATCCCATATCTCTGCTACACCCACCCCTACACTTGACAAAACACAGAATTAGGCTAATACCATGGCAAATAGGTGACAATTGGAAAATACCATCACATATGTGaataacatgtgggtcctagGTTAAAATATCAATGTCATAGGCAATAATTTTTTCAAACCCTGTTGTGATATTTTCATTGGTACCAAGATACTAATTCTAGATGTCTTTCTCAGTGTTGTGATAGGAGCTGTATGCATTCAATGTTTCTCTTAGGTGTTAGCTAAATATGCAAGGAATAAGATGTAATCATGTCCTCTGTTTTTGTTCTTTCATGAGTTGTAACGaaattcttttgttcttttacACTGAGCATGAAACAAGTTATGATATAAGAGAATGCTTGTTTGAAAATCCATCTCCCATTGGCACTATAAACTGCAGATTATAGTCTCATCTGTATTGTTGCTAAGatctaataataaataaattgcctCTTGCTCAAGTTGCAACATGTTGTCATCCAACACGGAGAAGGTTCACAGGAAAAAGAAACGGATTGTGTTCCCTTTCACCACGTCAAAGTTGAGCTTCAGAAAATGAAAGGGGATAAAGACATTGCTTACTTTCAGAAGTATGCACCAGCACCATCTCTCGGTTTATCTTATTCCAGATCAGATAGATGAATAGATGGAGTAAAATACATATAGAGTTAATTCTCGGCGAGAAAAATATCTCAATTACTCCCTATGCATACATTCCAAGTTCATTGTATCTTGTAAAGAAAATTTCCATTGAATTAAGTGTTAATAAAGTACTTATGTCATGCTCTTTCTTGCGTCATATTATTAATTCCGACGAATATAGCTCTAGAAGATGTAGATAAGATCCATGTCATCTTGTTTACTGATAGTGGAAAAAGTGAGGTTGAGATACAGATTCTATCACGATATACGttatcatatttttcaaactactagtacgtttcgtgcgaaaactttctatataaaagttgctttaaaatatcaaatatatatatttttcaagtttataataattaaaacttaatcaatcatgtgctaatagctttctcgttttacgtgctctaacttaatcttcatctttattagtttcaaacaccaccttaaccTATCTTGTCCAATGTTTTCTCATTAGCACTCCTCATGAGGAGATCTTTTTGTATACAAAAAATGGAATTTTTGTATGCAAGTCGCCTTAAGGTTCAttattttactgttttgctaTATTCGGCCAAATATTTTACTAGTACGGTTCAGTCTGTTTTCTTGAATCTTTCATTCAAAAAACAATACTATTTGATTCATCAAACCGGAAGCAAAGCAAAACTTTGCTCTTGGATTCAGAAGTTTCAGGCTACAATACTAGAACTAGCGAGGTACTCCTGAAAACACGCAGACTGATCTCTGAAAggctgaaagtctgaaactgtacacaagtacacaacaacaacaactgcACAAAGCCACAGAAGAACACAGAGGCGCATGCAGAGCAGAGCAGCGTTCTTCCGGCCgaccggccggcgacggcgacggtcaCATGACGGCGCAGGCGTGCGGGTTCTCGTCGCTGAAGTAGctccgcgcggcggccggcacgacgtcgccgtggtggtggccgccgctgTACCCGTGGAGGTCGGAGTCGAAGTATCCGTGGACGTGGTAGTTGTACGAGCTCACCATCTTGCCTCTTCCGCTCATCCTGCCGTGCTGCACGCTGCTGtagtgttggtggtggtggggcgcgcgcgcggcgacggcgacggcgacggcggcggcggcggcgggcttgaTGGTTTgttggtagtggtggtggtgatggtacGCCGGCTGCGCGTAGTAggcttggtggtggtggcggtggtcggTGTCGTACGCCGACGGCCAGAGCACGGCGATCCTCCCGGAGCGCCGCGCCGCACGCAGCACCTTCTTCTGGCTCGCCGACCCCGTCACCGTCACCTTCCCCCTCACCCTGTCCACGTCCACGTAATCCACCCctgaagaagacgacgacgatgattaAGCGAGCTAAACTACAGGTTAACACTTAATCCACAGTGATTAACGGATTAATTGGTGCTAAATTTCTCAAAAGAGGATTATTGGCACGAACCTTGGAGCCTCTGGAGTGCCTTCCTCACGTTGTCCTCGCAACCGTCGCAGTCGATGTTCATCTGCATCTCCACGATCTGCATCAGCAGAAGATTTATTCAGCATCAGATCATCACCAGACTGAACCAGAGGAGACATAATTCACAACCATGCAACAACTCAAACCAATAATTACCGTCATGGCTAGGCTAGCTGCTGCGCTGCTTGAGTCCTGGAAGACGCCGCTTAATCACATAGATGCTAACTACAGTGTTCTGTATATGCACATATGACAGAGTTGTTAAGCTTCTCCTCTGCTAATAAGAGTGCTTTTCTAGGAcactgtgtgtgtgtttgtatatatatagtagtagtacactACTAGTGTCTATCATTATCcaacttaaaaaaatggagatgtgaagtagtagtagtagtagtaggaggaggagaagaaacaaGAGATGCCAATAATTAGCATTGAGAATTTCCAAGTCAAGTCAGCTGCCAGCAGATGGATCAAGATAGTTAATCACTAGTGTCACCAAGCTGCAGCGTAGTTAATGCATGAGTTGCCGGATAATTTCGGCGTAGCTGTTGCCCTCTTCGTCGCAAAAACTAAGAAATGATGGGCCAACGAGTCATCGGCTTTGCTTGCATATCGCTGACGATCTGGCAATGACGACGACCGAGATGCATGATCCCGGTATCTTCCCGGCGATTGGCAGCGAGTACTGAAGTTGCGTGCGTTTGTTGGGATGCTTCTTGGTCAGGCCAGAATAGCGACGGTTGAAGTTAAGTTAATTAAGTTGACTCGACTCAGGCCCTGTTCGAACAAGCATTTTAGCTTAGCatagcacttttttttttttaaaaaaagagaggggtGATCCTCCCATTTCATTACTGACATGACATGACATTAGGTCACCGCCGCCGGTAACCGCACGGTTATCGCGGTTACTGGGCTTATCACGGGGTACGGTAAcgtaaataccgcggtaacctctttaaattcaaataaatttaaaaaataatttgaaattttaatgaATTTTGCACAgttttgtacggtttttcacggttaccggtaaccgtgcttaccgccggggtgCGGTAACCCCGGCCTCGGCGGTTTAGGAAATCTTGGTCCTTACAGAGTTTTGCTTACACTACTCAACAGTTAAAAACTACGACATGTATGCAGAAAAACATTCCCACATACGGGGGGTGCTTAGATTCAGAGGTGTAAAGTTTcggtgtgtcacatcggatatacagacacacacatttgaagtaaaaaacgtagactaataacaaaaacaaattacagattctgcatgtaaactgcgatacaaatttattaagcctaattaatccatcattaggaaatgtttactgtagcaccacattatcaaatcatggactaattaggcttaaaaaaatcatctcgcaatttacatacaaactgtgtaattagttattttttctatgtttaatactctatacatatgtccaaacgttcgatatgacagGGTATAAAATTTTTGCATGGGAACTAAACAGTGCTATAATCACAAGCACATAACCACACAAGATTCAAAAAATGTCTCTCGCTTTCTCTTAAGCTCCCTGCTCCAGGCGTCAGATGAAAGAATTCCACATGTGACTTGCGTTGCAGCTGTCAGCGACCACCTTCTTTAGCAGCACAGTCTTCACGCGTCCTCCGATTTCTGCGAGACAGCCCAAGCATCGATCCATAAACATAGGGTATGtttacactaaaattaaaattaaaagtttggttaaaattaaaacaatgtgataaaaaaagaaagtttatgcgtgtaggaaagttttgatgtaatggaaaagttagaaatttgaagaaaatgtttgaaactaaacatgaACGAGATCTATTGGGACCTGAATTTTCTTCTTATTAAAGGACGATGCATTTCTACAGTCCCAAATAGTCCACATGATCGCAGCAATGCCCATCTctgtcacttttttttttgtcaattttccaaaaatcatgtagCCACGCCCCCCAAATAGGTCGCGTGTGTGCTGTTAATTGGTTTCAGCTCAAAAACACCATTTACCACATTCCAGAGGAAGGAAATATACCCTATGCACATAAGCTTCCTGTGCACACTCCGTACccaccaactagcaaatatcacagaaaattctaaaaaaattagacACATATTCCAATAGTATCGCACTTACGTGTGAAATCTTAcc from Oryza glaberrima chromosome 6, OglaRS2, whole genome shotgun sequence includes these protein-coding regions:
- the LOC127775676 gene encoding arogenate dehydrogenase 2, chloroplastic-like gives rise to the protein MASSPRHSTHHPTLLLRRHYPNFCALAPLRPTRQLPSLPQQQLQQKQHVGHDPSPSEPTTAAASPATAAAAGALRVGIVGFGNFGQFIAGGIQRQGHAVLATSRSDYSGYCARHGIRFFATADELCEAGPDVLLVCSSILSTEAVVRAIPFRKLRAGTLVADVLSVKQFPRNLLLEILPPGFGIVCTHPMFGPESGKHGWSGLPFVYDKVRVAKEGDQAAKCEQFLSIFEREGCRMVEMLCEEHDRYAAGSQFITHTIGRILSQLNLESTPINTKGYETLLQLTKNTISDSFDLYYGLFMYNVNATEQIDNLDRAFEKVKQMLYGRLHNVLRKQIVERVPIP
- the LOC127777626 gene encoding heavy metal-associated isoprenylated plant protein 29-like; translation: MTIVEMQMNIDCDGCEDNVRKALQRLQGVDYVDVDRVRGKVTVTGSASQKKVLRAARRSGRIAVLWPSAYDTDHRHHHQAYYAQPAYHHHHHYQQTIKPAAAAAVAVAVAARAPHHHQHYSSVQHGRMSGRGKMVSSYNYHVHGYFDSDLHGYSGGHHHGDVVPAAARSYFSDENPHACAVM